The Fusobacterium russii ATCC 25533 DNA window TAAAAGAAAAATTTTTGGCAGGAAAAAAAGATAAAATATCGGAATTTTCTATAACTAAAAGTCTTCCAAATTTTAGAGTGGAAAATATAAATGATGAAACCATAGTTGATAGTAGGACTATAATAGACAGAAAGAAGGTAAATATACTTATAGTTATTACAGAATGGTGTCCACATTGTAAAAAAGAATTACCTGATATTGAAAGATTTTATACTGATTATAAAGATAAGGTTGAGCTCACTGTTATATATAGCAATGACAGGACTACTAAGGAGAGAGTTAAAATATTCGATACTTCACATAATTTTTCTTTCAAGAGATATTTTGATAAGTATAATGAGGCTTATGTTACCTTTGCAGTAAAAAAATATCCTAGTAACTACATTATTCAAAATGGGACTTTTGTAAAAATAGATAATCCTGTAACTTATGAAAAATTAGTGGAAATTTTTTCAAAAATAAAATAAGAAAAAAATTTGAGGCTGTTGTAAATTAGATTTCATAGATTTAAAATTTATGGAATTTATAAAAAGCAACAGCTTTTTTTATACAAAATTTTCAATTCAAGATAATATGAGGAATTAGATAAATTAAGAAGATATAAACCACAAAAAAAACTGAAAAAAGAC harbors:
- a CDS encoding TlpA family protein disulfide reductase, which produces MKKILSLLFISLLIVSCSAVKEKFLAGKKDKISEFSITKSLPNFRVENINDETIVDSRTIIDRKKVNILIVITEWCPHCKKELPDIERFYTDYKDKVELTVIYSNDRTTKERVKIFDTSHNFSFKRYFDKYNEAYVTFAVKKYPSNYIIQNGTFVKIDNPVTYEKLVEIFSKIK